A part of bacterium genomic DNA contains:
- the lpxA gene encoding acyl-ACP--UDP-N-acetylglucosamine O-acyltransferase, which yields MKRIHPTAIISPEVEIGEDVEIGPYAIIEGNVKIRNGCVIGPFVHIQGYTEIGENNRIFTGAIVGSIPQDLKYKGEITYLRIGKNNTIREFVTINPGTSKGEETRIGDNNLIMAYCHIAHNCIIKNNVIMANYAALAGHVIVDDYAIIGGLTGVHQFCKIGKHSIIGGASKVTMDILPYIIADGHPAKPCGINVVGLRRRNFPKEKIEILEKAYKIIFRSGLNTSDALEKLEEINNCEEIKDIIEFIKTSERGIAKERE from the coding sequence ATGAAAAGAATCCATCCAACAGCAATTATATCACCAGAGGTTGAAATTGGTGAAGATGTTGAAATAGGTCCTTATGCAATTATTGAAGGAAATGTTAAAATCAGAAATGGATGTGTAATAGGTCCTTTTGTTCACATTCAGGGTTATACAGAAATAGGAGAAAATAACAGAATTTTTACAGGAGCAATAGTTGGAAGTATACCACAGGATTTGAAATATAAAGGAGAGATAACATATTTAAGAATCGGCAAAAACAATACAATAAGAGAATTTGTAACAATAAATCCTGGAACTTCAAAAGGAGAAGAAACCAGAATTGGAGACAATAATTTAATAATGGCTTACTGTCATATTGCTCATAACTGTATAATCAAAAATAATGTTATAATGGCAAATTATGCTGCTTTAGCAGGACATGTAATAGTTGATGACTATGCCATTATAGGTGGACTTACAGGTGTTCATCAATTCTGTAAAATAGGCAAACACTCAATAATAGGTGGTGCTTCAAAAGTTACAATGGATATATTACCTTATATTATAGCAGATGGTCATCCTGCAAAACCCTGTGGAATAAATGTTGTCGGACTTAGAAGAAGAAATTTCCCAAAGGAGAAAATAGAAATTCTGGAAAAAGCATACAAAATTATTTTCAGGTCTGGATTGAATACTTCTGATGCATTGGAAAAACTTGAAGAAATAAACAATTGTGAAGAAATAAAAGATATAATTGAATTTATAAAGACATCTGAAAGAGGAATTGCAAAAGAAAGAGAATAA